The Peribacillus sp. FSL E2-0218 genome contains a region encoding:
- a CDS encoding DUF3397 domain-containing protein: MPNVVSSLVAIFITLPFVGYILFFIGAKQFTGNHRRSVQFAMDMSALLFVISVHYLIIAIWDKHILWVIMLIMIVNASVVVMVHYKVKEEIIFHKVVKGFWRVNFAFFFVAYILLFSIGLITSITKIFTT, encoded by the coding sequence GTGCCGAACGTTGTTTCTAGTCTAGTCGCGATATTCATTACATTGCCTTTTGTAGGGTATATACTTTTTTTTATAGGCGCCAAACAATTCACGGGAAACCATAGGCGCTCCGTTCAGTTCGCGATGGACATGAGTGCGCTGCTTTTCGTAATATCCGTCCATTATTTAATCATTGCCATTTGGGATAAGCATATCCTTTGGGTGATCATGCTGATCATGATCGTCAACGCATCCGTGGTGGTCATGGTCCATTACAAGGTGAAAGAGGAAATCATCTTCCATAAGGTGGTAAAGGGTTTTTGGAGAGTGAACTTCGCCTTCTTTTTCGTTGCGTACATTCTATTATTTTCCATCGGATTAATTACAAGTATTACAAAGATATTTACTACATAA
- a CDS encoding 2-dehydropantoate 2-reductase produces MRIGIIGGGAIGLLFASRLSGKHLVTLYTRTEQQASIINHDGLRLIEEGESRLLDSVMSKSLDEGITDHDLLITAVKQYHLPHILPAINSLDVPLLFLQNGYGHIAHLRKLKSPAVYVGVVEHGALRHDANTVEHTGLGLTRIASFKGELDRLSLVNEKIDGFPFIKSGDYRSMLLDKLVVNAVINPLTAILQVKNGSLITNAFYYQLFQELFDEISGILELENKAESFEHVKSVCMATAGNRSSMLKDLEKGSQTEIDAILGHILSMAEGKGKTFGLASSLYKMIKGKETQGG; encoded by the coding sequence ATGCGCATTGGAATCATTGGAGGAGGGGCGATCGGCCTGCTGTTTGCATCTCGTTTGAGCGGCAAACATCTTGTGACGCTCTATACTCGCACAGAACAGCAGGCCTCAATCATCAATCATGACGGGCTCCGGCTAATCGAAGAAGGTGAAAGCCGGTTACTGGACAGCGTCATGTCGAAAAGCTTGGACGAAGGGATAACCGATCACGACCTCCTTATTACGGCAGTTAAACAATACCACCTTCCACACATCCTTCCTGCGATCAATAGCCTTGATGTACCGTTATTGTTCTTGCAGAATGGCTACGGGCATATTGCTCATTTAAGGAAGCTGAAATCTCCTGCCGTCTATGTGGGAGTCGTGGAGCATGGGGCCTTGAGACATGATGCGAATACAGTGGAGCATACCGGGCTTGGCCTTACCAGGATCGCTTCCTTTAAAGGGGAGCTGGATCGGCTCTCGTTAGTGAATGAGAAGATAGATGGTTTTCCTTTTATTAAGAGCGGGGACTATCGATCGATGCTCCTCGATAAACTTGTCGTCAATGCAGTGATCAATCCATTAACAGCGATCCTGCAAGTGAAAAATGGCAGCTTGATCACCAATGCTTTTTATTATCAATTGTTTCAGGAACTTTTTGATGAGATCTCCGGGATTTTGGAATTGGAGAATAAAGCAGAGTCATTTGAACATGTCAAATCCGTTTGCATGGCGACTGCAGGGAATCGATCGTCCATGCTCAAGGATTTGGAAAAGGGCAGCCAAACGGAAATTGATGCTATATTGGGTCATATACTTTCCATGGCAGAGGGTAAGGGGAAAACTTTTGGCCTGGCGTCTTCTCTATATAAGATGATCAAGGGGAAAGAGACTCAGGGGGGATGA
- a CDS encoding N-acetyltransferase, with protein sequence MEYKVERLLVNFKTLEEFKKFKEYGIQELSMLDDLEGNIIENDSQSPFYGIFYGDKLVARMSLYKRSAKFDQYFDNSRDFLVLWKLEVLPNYQKKGYGKALVEFAKSLNMPIKTNPRVHSQDFWKKMGFSAVSYDMDRDLGENPLIWSPFDNQTKTETDTEE encoded by the coding sequence ATGGAATACAAGGTGGAACGTTTACTTGTAAATTTTAAAACGCTTGAGGAATTCAAAAAATTCAAAGAATACGGGATTCAGGAACTGTCAATGCTAGATGATTTGGAAGGTAACATCATCGAAAATGACAGCCAATCACCTTTTTATGGAATCTTTTACGGCGACAAACTTGTAGCCAGGATGAGCCTGTACAAAAGAAGCGCTAAATTTGATCAGTATTTTGACAATTCAAGGGACTTCCTTGTTCTTTGGAAACTTGAAGTCCTCCCTAACTATCAGAAAAAAGGGTATGGAAAAGCTTTGGTCGAATTCGCCAAAAGCCTGAACATGCCTATTAAAACCAATCCAAGGGTTCACTCACAAGATTTTTGGAAAAAGATGGGCTTTTCTGCCGTTTCCTATGACATGGACCGGGACCTCGGAGAAAACCCGCTGATTTGGAGCCCATTCGACAACCAAACGAAGACAGAAACAGATACAGAAGAATAA
- a CDS encoding stage V sporulation protein D — protein sequence MRVSNVTVRKRLAIALAVGIVVFFIIDIRLGIVQFYLGDKLTGLAKDSWSRNIPFEAKRGEILDRNGVELATNISAPTVYVIPRQIEDPDQTAGQLASILDMTKEKAYQWLTKQAMSVRIPEGRKISHEKAKEIKALGIKGVYIAEDSKRHYPFGEYLSHVLGFTGSDNQGLMGIELSYDKELSGKKGFVKFYSDAKGKRLENMADDYKPPVDGDNLKLTIDSKIQTIVERELDNAEATYDPDGLIAIAMDPNTGEILAMSSRPTFDPSNFQNVPSEVYNRNLPVWSIYEPGSTFKIITLAAALEEGKVDLQREHFYDSGHVEVAGSTLHCWKSGGHGDQTFLEVVENSCNPGFVELGNRLGKDKLFKYINDFGFGQKTGIDLTGEGKGIMFNMDRVGPVEQATTAFGQGVAVTPIQQVTAVSAAVNGGTLYTPYIAKELVDPKTGEVLMRKTPQAKKKVISEATSKKVREALESVVAQGSGKGAFVESYRVGGKTGTAQKAENGRYLENNYILSFIGVAPADDPQIVVYIAVDNPKGTVQFGGVVAAPIVGNIMEDSLRAMGVKPRKNQIEKERVWTDPVMVEVPDVVGMSRKELQTQQVDLKLDIAGNGDKVINQAPDAGIKVKEGSTIRIYLGENKD from the coding sequence TTGCGTGTTTCGAATGTTACTGTCCGAAAACGGCTGGCAATCGCATTGGCAGTGGGTATCGTAGTTTTTTTTATCATTGATATCCGCTTGGGAATTGTACAATTCTATCTAGGTGATAAGTTGACGGGGCTCGCTAAAGATTCCTGGAGCAGGAATATTCCTTTTGAGGCTAAGCGGGGAGAGATTTTGGATCGCAATGGTGTAGAGTTGGCAACGAATATTTCCGCCCCAACGGTCTATGTCATCCCAAGGCAGATTGAAGATCCCGATCAGACGGCGGGACAGCTTGCTTCCATATTGGATATGACCAAGGAAAAGGCTTATCAATGGCTGACGAAACAAGCGATGAGCGTCAGAATTCCCGAAGGCAGAAAAATATCCCATGAAAAGGCGAAAGAAATAAAAGCATTGGGGATAAAGGGCGTGTATATCGCTGAGGATTCAAAGCGCCATTACCCATTCGGTGAATATCTTTCACATGTACTCGGTTTCACGGGATCGGATAACCAGGGACTGATGGGAATTGAATTGTCCTATGATAAGGAGCTAAGCGGGAAGAAGGGGTTTGTTAAATTCTATTCGGATGCCAAAGGGAAGAGGCTGGAAAACATGGCCGATGACTATAAGCCTCCCGTTGATGGAGATAATTTGAAGCTGACGATCGATAGCAAAATCCAGACGATCGTGGAGAGGGAGCTCGATAATGCGGAGGCAACCTATGACCCTGATGGTCTTATCGCCATTGCCATGGACCCCAATACTGGCGAAATTTTAGCCATGTCCAGCAGGCCGACCTTCGATCCTTCTAATTTTCAAAATGTACCATCCGAAGTGTATAACCGTAATTTGCCGGTTTGGAGCATATATGAACCGGGATCGACTTTCAAGATCATCACCCTTGCTGCAGCGCTGGAGGAAGGGAAGGTGGATTTGCAGAGGGAACATTTTTATGACTCCGGGCATGTTGAGGTGGCTGGATCCACGCTCCATTGCTGGAAAAGCGGAGGACATGGCGATCAAACCTTTCTTGAAGTTGTCGAGAACTCATGCAACCCAGGTTTTGTGGAGTTGGGCAACAGGCTCGGGAAAGACAAGTTATTTAAATATATCAATGATTTCGGGTTTGGACAAAAAACGGGGATTGATTTAACCGGAGAAGGAAAAGGGATCATGTTCAATATGGATCGCGTGGGCCCGGTTGAGCAGGCAACGACCGCATTTGGACAAGGTGTGGCCGTAACGCCGATTCAGCAGGTGACGGCGGTATCGGCTGCCGTGAATGGCGGGACTTTATACACGCCATATATCGCAAAGGAATTGGTTGACCCAAAAACGGGAGAAGTACTTATGAGAAAGACCCCGCAGGCCAAGAAAAAGGTGATTTCGGAAGCGACCTCGAAAAAAGTGCGTGAAGCTCTTGAATCAGTAGTGGCGCAAGGCAGCGGTAAAGGTGCATTCGTCGAGTCATATCGCGTTGGCGGAAAGACAGGTACGGCGCAAAAAGCGGAAAATGGCCGCTACCTTGAAAATAATTATATTCTCTCATTCATTGGTGTCGCTCCAGCCGATGACCCGCAAATCGTCGTCTATATCGCGGTCGATAATCCGAAAGGAACGGTGCAATTCGGCGGTGTCGTTGCGGCTCCGATCGTCGGCAATATCATGGAGGATTCTCTAAGGGCGATGGGCGTCAAACCAAGGAAAAACCAGATTGAGAAGGAACGGGTCTGGACGGATCCCGTCATGGTCGAGGTGCCGGACGTGGTCGGAATGAGCAGAAAAGAGCTTCAAACCCAGCAAGTGGATTTGAAGCTCGATATAGCCGGAAATGGGGATAAAGTCATAAATCAAGCACCTGATGCGGGCATTAAGGTAAAAGAAGGCTCTACAATAAGAATTTATCTTGGCGAAAATAAAGATTAA
- the mraZ gene encoding division/cell wall cluster transcriptional repressor MraZ produces MFMGEYHHNIDIKGRLIVPVKFRDNLGEQFVLTRGLDQCLFGYPMEEWKLLEEKLKALPLTKKDARAFTRFFFSAATECEIDKQGRINIPTPLTSYGQLEKECVILGVTNRIEIWSKSLWENYFSASEDSFAEIAENMIGFDI; encoded by the coding sequence ATGTTCATGGGAGAGTACCATCATAACATCGATATTAAGGGCCGTTTGATAGTCCCAGTGAAATTCCGGGACAATCTCGGGGAGCAATTTGTATTGACCCGCGGACTCGATCAATGTTTATTTGGTTACCCTATGGAAGAGTGGAAGCTGCTTGAAGAAAAGCTGAAAGCCTTGCCTTTAACAAAAAAAGATGCCCGGGCCTTTACCCGTTTTTTCTTTTCTGCAGCGACAGAATGTGAAATTGACAAACAAGGGCGAATTAATATCCCCACGCCGCTTACTTCATATGGCCAATTGGAAAAAGAATGTGTAATTCTTGGTGTTACCAATCGTATTGAGATTTGGAGCAAATCCCTTTGGGAAAACTATTTTTCAGCTTCGGAGGATTCTTTCGCTGAGATAGCAGAAAATATGATTGGCTTTGATATTTAA
- the rsmH gene encoding 16S rRNA (cytosine(1402)-N(4))-methyltransferase RsmH, producing the protein MFQHTTVLLKETVDGLNIKPDGVYVDCTLGGAGHSEYLLSQLSDKGRLYAFDQDETAIRNAKEKLESYGERIVLVPNNFKYLKEELNARGIEKVDGILYDLGVSSPQLDTPERGFSYNHDAPLDMRMDQSAAISAYDVVNSWSFHDLMRIFFQYGEEKFSKQIARKIEAAREIKPIETTFELVELIKEGIPAPARRKGGHPAKRVFQAIRIAVNDELGVFEDSLEQAISLLDMEGRISVITFHSLEDRICKTVFKKASSMPDLPPGLPVIPDEFKPTLKIITRKPILPSEDELEGNNRSRSAKLRIAEKQKI; encoded by the coding sequence ATGTTTCAACATACGACAGTGTTATTAAAAGAGACGGTTGATGGATTGAACATCAAACCTGATGGAGTTTACGTAGATTGTACACTAGGAGGAGCCGGTCACAGCGAATACTTGCTTTCACAGCTCTCTGACAAGGGCAGGCTTTATGCTTTTGATCAGGATGAAACGGCGATTCGGAATGCTAAGGAAAAACTGGAAAGCTATGGTGAACGCATCGTGCTTGTTCCTAATAATTTTAAATACTTGAAAGAAGAGTTGAATGCCAGGGGAATCGAGAAAGTCGATGGGATCCTATACGATTTAGGAGTGTCATCGCCTCAATTGGATACACCGGAACGGGGTTTCAGTTATAACCATGATGCTCCTTTGGATATGAGGATGGACCAAAGTGCGGCCATTTCTGCTTATGATGTCGTGAATTCTTGGTCATTCCATGATTTGATGAGGATTTTCTTTCAATACGGAGAAGAAAAGTTTTCCAAGCAAATCGCCAGGAAAATAGAAGCGGCACGCGAGATAAAACCGATTGAAACGACATTCGAGCTTGTGGAGCTGATTAAAGAAGGGATCCCAGCACCTGCAAGACGTAAAGGCGGACATCCTGCAAAACGGGTATTTCAAGCAATCAGGATCGCCGTGAACGATGAGCTTGGCGTCTTCGAGGATTCCCTGGAGCAAGCGATTTCGCTTTTGGATATGGAAGGCAGGATTTCGGTTATCACATTCCATTCACTTGAGGATAGGATTTGCAAAACGGTATTTAAGAAAGCGAGCAGCATGCCGGACCTTCCGCCTGGACTCCCTGTCATACCGGATGAATTCAAACCAACCCTAAAAATCATAACGAGAAAACCGATATTACCTTCGGAAGATGAATTGGAAGGGAATAACCGTTCACGTTCGGCTAAGCTAAGAATTGCTGAAAAGCAAAAAATATAG
- a CDS encoding RsfA family transcriptional regulator, with protein MSIARQDAWTHDEDLLLAEVVLRHIREGSTQLKAFEEVGKQLSRTSAACGFRWNSFVRKQYKSGIELAKRQRKEQAVLEPDAEQNPVAAVEHSKFEQEESQEEVQDSITLQKVILYLTKMDEFFQVDNREKERISAHSLLIEQENCRLQEENALLRENLNAVEEDYRALMQIMERARKLSVQEDEKTNPKVSFQMDKNGNLERVNK; from the coding sequence ATGTCGATTGCGAGACAAGATGCATGGACCCATGATGAGGATTTGCTGTTGGCTGAAGTGGTGCTAAGGCATATAAGAGAGGGCAGTACACAATTGAAGGCCTTTGAAGAAGTGGGGAAGCAATTATCAAGAACATCGGCGGCTTGTGGGTTTCGGTGGAATTCTTTTGTAAGGAAGCAATATAAATCGGGGATCGAGCTGGCAAAGAGACAAAGGAAGGAACAGGCCGTCCTTGAGCCTGATGCGGAGCAGAATCCTGTTGCAGCAGTGGAACATAGCAAGTTTGAACAAGAGGAGTCCCAAGAGGAAGTACAAGATTCTATTACGCTTCAGAAGGTAATATTATATTTAACCAAAATGGATGAGTTCTTCCAGGTTGATAATAGGGAGAAGGAACGGATATCCGCGCACTCCCTACTTATTGAACAGGAAAATTGCCGTTTGCAGGAAGAGAATGCCCTGTTGAGAGAAAACTTGAATGCTGTGGAGGAAGATTATCGTGCACTGATGCAAATCATGGAGCGTGCCAGGAAGCTTAGTGTACAAGAGGATGAAAAAACGAACCCGAAAGTGAGTTTTCAGATGGATAAGAACGGTAATTTGGAAAGAGTCAACAAATAA
- the ftsL gene encoding cell division protein FtsL, producing MSSIAKKMQEQQYEDQHQQQTQTVVIRKAKISIGEVFLLCALAIMVAFMGVKIVSNQAAIYETNKEIQLVESKIDEQGKVNDDLKVQVAELSTYERIWKKAAALGFKLNKNNVKGVQ from the coding sequence ATGAGTTCCATAGCCAAAAAAATGCAAGAACAGCAATATGAAGACCAACATCAGCAACAGACACAAACAGTGGTCATCCGTAAGGCGAAGATATCCATTGGTGAAGTTTTCTTACTATGTGCCCTTGCTATTATGGTTGCTTTTATGGGAGTGAAGATCGTTTCCAATCAAGCGGCCATTTATGAAACGAATAAAGAGATCCAGCTTGTTGAGTCGAAAATTGACGAACAGGGCAAAGTGAATGATGATTTGAAAGTGCAAGTTGCCGAACTTAGTACATACGAGAGAATTTGGAAAAAAGCTGCAGCGCTTGGGTTCAAGTTAAATAAGAATAATGTGAAGGGTGTGCAGTAA
- a CDS encoding penicillin-binding protein, translating to MQKQKNMKHGAAGLFFLFGLLFFVLICRFLYIQVTGTAGGEVLASKIEKKYEKKQVIEAKRGSILDTKGEVIAEDTSSYILRAVLSDKEPKHVEDPEMTASKLAKYIDMDEQEIYERLTSNKKAYQVEFGSAGKDLTQVVKQKIEKMELPGITFGRTNKRFYPNGIFASHLIGYVEKDEKTGEMAGKFGIERYLNKELKETNGKLTYDSDSWGLLLPDAKEKVVAPDNGNDVMLTIDKKIQTFLEDSLSKVQAKYDPEQIIAIVSNPKTGEIVAMGQRPTFHPTTKVGLTDTWRNLAIEETFEPGSTMKTFTLAAAVEEGVFKPNDSFVAGTYKAGSGEIHDHSGIERGKSMTFLEGVQRSSNVAFATLAMDKIGADTFREYLTKFGFDNKTGIDLPNEITGKIQYKYKLEKVTTAFGQGSTVTPIQQIQAASAIANDGKMMQPYVIKSISDQDTGKVLKTTKPKVTGNPISAETAKQVRDYLETVISAKKGTGSKYAIDGYEVAGKTGTAQIAGPTGRYLEGKNNYVFSFLGMAPKDDPQLVMYVAVKQPKLGASYVGADPLSEIFNPVMQNSLQYLNIKPSDVKKQKAIDIADYTNQPESSAAKELKELGYDVSTIGSGRKVLDQSPKAGSTLLQGEKIILRTEGEMKVPDMTGWSLRDVMKFANVAKLDLKTTGTGYVSKQNLQAGKKVKEGDSFHIELSQPEGATEDIPKDKKTE from the coding sequence ATGCAGAAACAAAAAAATATGAAGCATGGGGCAGCCGGATTATTCTTCTTATTCGGCCTGCTCTTTTTTGTTTTAATTTGCCGCTTTTTATATATTCAGGTGACAGGAACAGCAGGCGGGGAAGTGCTTGCTTCGAAAATCGAAAAGAAATACGAGAAAAAACAGGTGATAGAGGCAAAAAGGGGCAGCATCCTCGATACAAAGGGGGAAGTCATCGCCGAGGATACTTCATCTTATATCTTAAGAGCTGTTCTCAGTGACAAGGAACCTAAGCACGTCGAGGATCCGGAAATGACCGCGAGCAAGCTTGCTAAATATATTGACATGGATGAGCAGGAAATTTATGAGCGTCTTACCAGTAATAAAAAGGCTTATCAAGTCGAATTTGGCAGCGCGGGCAAGGATTTGACCCAGGTCGTCAAACAGAAAATCGAAAAAATGGAGCTGCCGGGCATTACATTCGGAAGGACGAATAAACGTTTTTACCCGAATGGAATTTTCGCATCCCATTTGATAGGGTATGTGGAAAAGGATGAGAAAACGGGCGAGATGGCCGGTAAGTTCGGCATTGAGAGGTATCTCAACAAAGAATTGAAGGAAACGAACGGGAAGCTGACGTATGACAGTGACTCATGGGGATTGCTATTACCGGATGCGAAGGAGAAAGTGGTTGCCCCGGATAATGGCAATGATGTCATGCTGACCATCGACAAGAAAATCCAAACCTTCTTGGAAGATTCATTGAGCAAAGTGCAGGCAAAATATGATCCCGAGCAAATCATAGCGATCGTATCCAATCCTAAAACGGGAGAGATTGTGGCGATGGGACAAAGGCCCACCTTCCATCCGACAACGAAAGTCGGGCTTACGGATACATGGCGCAACCTTGCCATTGAAGAAACCTTCGAGCCGGGATCAACGATGAAAACCTTCACGCTTGCGGCGGCTGTTGAGGAAGGAGTCTTCAAACCGAACGATAGTTTTGTAGCGGGAACCTATAAGGCCGGTTCAGGGGAAATTCATGATCATAGTGGAATCGAAAGAGGGAAAAGCATGACGTTTCTTGAAGGGGTCCAACGTTCTTCCAACGTCGCTTTCGCAACACTTGCCATGGATAAGATCGGTGCGGATACTTTCAGGGAGTATTTGACGAAATTCGGGTTCGACAACAAAACGGGAATCGATTTGCCGAATGAAATAACCGGTAAAATTCAATATAAGTACAAGCTTGAAAAAGTGACCACTGCCTTCGGGCAAGGTTCGACCGTCACCCCGATCCAACAGATCCAGGCTGCTTCCGCCATAGCCAATGACGGAAAGATGATGCAGCCTTATGTGATCAAAAGCATTTCCGATCAGGATACAGGCAAGGTTTTGAAAACGACAAAGCCGAAAGTGACAGGGAACCCGATTTCAGCAGAGACTGCCAAGCAGGTGCGTGACTATTTGGAAACGGTCATTTCTGCGAAAAAGGGGACAGGAAGCAAATATGCCATCGACGGATATGAAGTCGCAGGAAAAACGGGTACTGCACAAATTGCCGGTCCGACTGGAAGATATCTGGAAGGGAAAAATAATTACGTATTCTCCTTTTTAGGGATGGCTCCAAAAGATGATCCGCAATTGGTCATGTACGTGGCAGTGAAGCAGCCCAAGCTGGGTGCTTCTTATGTCGGAGCAGACCCATTGTCAGAGATTTTCAATCCGGTCATGCAGAATAGCCTGCAATATTTAAACATCAAGCCATCTGATGTGAAAAAACAAAAAGCGATTGACATCGCCGACTATACCAACCAACCTGAAAGCTCCGCCGCCAAGGAGCTGAAGGAACTTGGTTATGATGTAAGCACTATAGGGAGCGGGCGTAAAGTGCTCGATCAATCCCCGAAGGCTGGGAGCACGCTTCTGCAGGGCGAAAAAATCATCTTGAGAACGGAAGGTGAAATGAAAGTTCCGGATATGACAGGGTGGTCCTTGCGGGACGTCATGAAATTCGCTAATGTCGCCAAACTGGACCTCAAAACGACAGGAACGGGATATGTGAGTAAACAGAATCTCCAGGCAGGGAAAAAGGTGAAGGAAGGGGATTCCTTCCATATTGAATTATCCCAGCCAGAAGGGGCTACTGAAGATATCCCGAAAGATAAAAAAACCGAATGA
- the bshC gene encoding bacillithiol biosynthesis cysteine-adding enzyme BshC, whose protein sequence is MEMKDLALPSLNRFASDYLQNHLEAEDYFHYDLSKPAIYRDRYNELMNRAFSRRELSDYIQRYMSRFSSSEGVKGNIERLRRDDSVVVIGGQQAGLLSGPLYTIHKVISIIKLAEEQEKELGRPVIPVFWIAGEDHDLAEVNHVYVMKNGKPHKKTYPSYQPYKTMVSDVELETEKAEKWFEEIIETYGETAFTNKLLINMKETIKESKTFVDFFARLIHEWFHEYGLLLVDAADPDLRQIEKGHFVSMIQKSERIAEVVEDQQAFMQAKGYPKMIEMDRHAANLFYYDPEKKDRCLLERVEGGFSGKTAEASFSEAELLMIAQNHPERLSNNVITRPLMQEMLFPVLAFISGPGEIAYWAELKRAFELFSMKMPPIIPRLNITIVERGVLTDLEEMELTLETVLTEGTANAVKRYLEAVEDEKTADLFGKLKSQLEENHKKLSDHAVSLDKGIEPMLNKNMEFIQKQLDFIYGKIGDRTKERHAVTLKKYERIAHSLFPLESPQERIWNAFYYLNQYGTEFISDIMKLDYQFNNQHKLIFI, encoded by the coding sequence ATGGAGATGAAAGATCTCGCGTTACCATCTTTAAACCGTTTTGCATCGGACTATTTACAAAACCATCTTGAAGCGGAGGATTATTTTCATTATGACTTGTCCAAGCCGGCTATATATCGCGATAGATATAATGAATTGATGAACCGTGCTTTTTCCCGTCGTGAATTATCCGATTACATACAACGATACATGTCCCGTTTTTCGAGCAGTGAGGGAGTTAAAGGAAATATCGAAAGGTTGCGCAGGGATGATTCCGTTGTCGTGATCGGCGGACAGCAGGCTGGGTTGCTATCAGGTCCGCTTTATACCATCCATAAAGTGATTTCGATCATAAAACTTGCGGAAGAACAGGAGAAAGAACTTGGACGCCCTGTCATACCGGTTTTTTGGATAGCCGGGGAAGATCATGATTTGGCTGAGGTCAATCATGTGTATGTTATGAAAAACGGAAAGCCGCACAAAAAAACGTATCCTTCCTATCAGCCTTATAAAACGATGGTATCGGATGTGGAGCTTGAAACGGAAAAGGCAGAGAAGTGGTTCGAAGAAATCATCGAAACCTATGGAGAAACGGCCTTTACGAATAAACTCCTGATCAATATGAAAGAAACGATTAAGGAATCGAAAACCTTTGTCGACTTTTTTGCCCGCCTGATACATGAGTGGTTCCATGAATATGGTCTATTACTCGTGGATGCAGCAGATCCCGACTTAAGGCAAATCGAGAAGGGTCACTTTGTATCGATGATCCAAAAAAGTGAGCGGATCGCTGAAGTGGTCGAGGATCAACAAGCATTCATGCAGGCAAAAGGTTATCCGAAAATGATCGAAATGGATAGACACGCCGCGAATTTATTTTATTATGATCCAGAAAAGAAAGATCGATGTTTACTGGAGCGTGTAGAGGGCGGCTTCAGCGGTAAAACCGCGGAGGCATCGTTTTCGGAGGCGGAACTGCTGATGATAGCCCAGAATCATCCTGAACGGCTAAGCAACAATGTCATCACACGTCCGCTTATGCAGGAAATGCTATTTCCGGTATTGGCCTTCATTTCCGGTCCGGGGGAGATTGCCTATTGGGCCGAATTAAAACGTGCCTTTGAGTTGTTTTCGATGAAAATGCCGCCAATCATCCCTAGGTTAAACATCACGATTGTAGAACGGGGTGTCCTAACCGATTTAGAAGAAATGGAACTTACTTTGGAAACTGTTTTGACTGAAGGAACCGCCAATGCTGTAAAACGGTACTTGGAAGCAGTGGAAGATGAGAAAACGGCTGATCTCTTCGGGAAACTGAAATCACAGCTTGAAGAGAATCATAAAAAACTCTCAGACCATGCTGTTTCTTTAGATAAAGGGATTGAGCCGATGCTGAACAAAAATATGGAATTCATCCAAAAGCAATTGGATTTCATATATGGGAAAATCGGTGACCGAACAAAGGAACGTCATGCGGTTACATTGAAAAAATATGAACGGATCGCCCATTCGCTTTTTCCGCTGGAATCGCCTCAAGAGCGGATCTGGAATGCTTTTTATTACCTGAATCAATATGGAACGGAATTCATTAGCGATATCATGAAGCTGGATTACCAATTCAATAATCAGCACAAACTGATTTTCATTTAG